In the Chryseobacterium sp. MYb264 genome, one interval contains:
- a CDS encoding PDDEXK nuclease domain-containing protein codes for MSNLQSQQLIQNISALLDNARKNVVAVISHTMVLTYYEIGRMIVEDEQNGENRAEYGKSILKDLSLHLTGRFGKGFSVENLDRMRFFYRTYSHQISSTLLTNSQNSSVQHVDPVSFNLSWSHYLKLMRIKDEHERKFYEIESFKNNWSLRELQRQYDSALYARLSLSKNKEEILQLSEKGQIIEKPKDFIKDPYILEFLGLPERSNYSENDLESELINKLEHFLLELGTGFTFVARQNRITFDEKHFKIDLVFYNRILKCFVLIDLKIGELKHQDIGQMQMYVNFYDREVKLVDENKTVGIILCQDKSEALVRYTLPEDNEQIFASKYLTVLPSKEDFVHILNADH; via the coding sequence ATGAGTAACCTACAGTCACAACAACTCATACAGAATATTTCTGCATTATTGGATAATGCCAGAAAGAATGTAGTTGCTGTGATAAGTCATACCATGGTTCTCACTTATTATGAGATTGGAAGAATGATTGTAGAAGATGAACAGAACGGTGAAAACCGTGCGGAATATGGGAAATCAATTCTAAAAGATCTGTCCTTACACCTTACGGGAAGATTTGGTAAAGGGTTTTCAGTTGAAAATCTTGACAGAATGAGGTTTTTCTATAGAACTTATTCTCACCAGATTTCGTCAACACTGTTGACGAATTCTCAAAATAGCTCAGTTCAACACGTTGATCCTGTTAGTTTTAATCTTTCATGGTCACATTATTTAAAGCTGATGCGTATAAAAGATGAGCATGAAAGAAAATTTTACGAAATTGAAAGTTTTAAAAATAACTGGAGCTTAAGAGAATTACAGCGACAATATGACTCTGCGCTCTATGCAAGGTTGTCTTTAAGCAAAAATAAGGAAGAGATTCTTCAACTTTCGGAAAAAGGACAAATTATAGAAAAACCAAAAGACTTTATCAAAGATCCTTATATTTTGGAATTTCTTGGCCTGCCGGAAAGGTCTAATTATTCTGAAAATGATTTAGAAAGTGAATTAATTAATAAGTTAGAGCATTTTCTTTTAGAATTAGGAACGGGCTTTACCTTTGTGGCAAGACAAAACAGAATAACGTTTGATGAAAAGCATTTCAAGATCGATTTGGTTTTTTATAACAGAATTCTGAAATGTTTTGTATTAATTGATTTGAAAATTGGTGAATTAAAACATCAGGATATCGGGCAGATGCAGATGTATGTTAATTTCTACGATCGTGAAGTGAAGTTGGTGGATGAAAATAAAACAGTAGGAATTATCCTATGCCAGGATAAAAGTGAAGCACTGGTGCGATATACTTTGCCGGAAGATAATGAGCAGATTTTTGCCAGCAAATATCTCACGGTATTGCCTAGTAAGGAAGATTTTGTACATATTTTGAATGCAGATCATTAA
- a CDS encoding MFS transporter, translating to MNASLKKFYIIAWVFGLIFYFLDYVIRSAPAVMIPELVNNFNTTELKLISMVGTYYYTYSTCSLIAGIALDKFGGKKSLFVGTLILGIGCLLFLISSQVAGVSGRLLQGAGCAFAFPGCVYLASKGFSSKSLATAIGFTQCIGMLGGTAGQFVVGPWVEEGVNIDTFWLWSGIATIITAFGLFFVIPKEKKAEESTETGVKPMGYLEPYKIVFKNPQSWLCGIISGLLFAPTTIFAMTWAVAFFEKDKQFVFHDAAITSAMVAFGWVFGCPLLGFITDKMGRRKPVLIAGAVVMILSLLQLIYLPELYPAKISMFILGLGSGAAMIPYSVIKEANPDFVKGSATGAINFITFGVTTLLSPVFSRWFGKSLGDSAGDLHFQHSILFWISGIVVAIIVSLMLRETGIKAKVQPLQA from the coding sequence ATGAATGCATCTTTGAAGAAATTCTACATTATTGCTTGGGTTTTCGGGCTTATTTTCTATTTTTTAGATTATGTGATCCGATCGGCACCCGCGGTAATGATTCCTGAACTGGTCAATAATTTTAATACAACCGAACTGAAACTGATCAGCATGGTAGGGACCTATTATTACACCTATTCTACCTGTAGTTTGATTGCGGGAATTGCGTTAGATAAATTTGGTGGCAAAAAATCACTTTTTGTAGGAACGCTTATTTTGGGAATCGGGTGTCTGTTATTTTTAATTTCCAGTCAGGTGGCCGGAGTTTCCGGAAGATTGCTGCAGGGCGCGGGTTGTGCTTTTGCATTTCCTGGCTGTGTATATCTGGCAAGTAAAGGTTTTTCTTCAAAGTCATTGGCTACGGCAATCGGCTTTACGCAATGTATCGGAATGTTGGGCGGAACGGCCGGGCAATTTGTGGTTGGGCCTTGGGTAGAAGAAGGTGTAAATATTGATACTTTCTGGCTTTGGTCAGGAATTGCCACTATTATCACTGCTTTCGGATTGTTTTTCGTTATTCCTAAAGAGAAGAAAGCAGAGGAATCCACAGAGACGGGAGTAAAACCTATGGGCTATCTGGAGCCTTATAAAATTGTTTTTAAAAACCCTCAATCATGGCTTTGCGGAATTATTTCCGGGCTTTTATTTGCGCCAACAACCATATTTGCGATGACCTGGGCAGTTGCTTTTTTTGAAAAAGATAAGCAGTTTGTCTTTCATGATGCTGCGATTACCAGTGCGATGGTTGCGTTTGGTTGGGTTTTCGGTTGTCCGTTATTAGGTTTTATTACTGATAAAATGGGTCGCAGAAAACCAGTTTTGATTGCCGGAGCTGTGGTGATGATTTTAAGTTTACTACAATTAATTTATCTTCCGGAATTATACCCAGCGAAGATCAGTATGTTTATTCTTGGGTTAGGATCCGGAGCGGCAATGATTCCTTATTCTGTTATTAAAGAAGCTAATCCTGATTTTGTAAAAGGAAGTGCAACGGGAGCGATCAATTTCATTACATTCGGAGTTACGACTTTACTGAGCCCGGTTTTCAGCCGTTGGTTCGGAAAGAGTTTAGGAGATTCTGCGGGAGATTTACATTTTCAGCATTCTATTTTATTTTGGATCTCAGGAATTGTTGTGGCCATCATTGTTTCATTAATGTTAAGAGAAACGGGAATTAAAGCTAAAGTTCAGCCTTTACAGGCATAA
- a CDS encoding tetratricopeptide repeat protein, translating into MEKFQRYYLSFLLLIVYTNTIAQVNCNAIEGEDCKKACEQYNWASDRQGLRESQEAFDKAIGLCPTFSNAYMEKAVPYLKNGDFITWKLLIDKAVALDPRMHLGYRGWCRFQFLRDYKGAIVDLEEFKKYYPEDLGRSLNGDYNLEIIRALSYSALGEKDKAVHLIENLLASKNYFKGLFDHYQLGVTYFELGRYDKALENFEKQSKEFDFAENIYFKSKVSKIRNKDYLDLKRLALRTYDEGKIMKDAYTHHFNKVYRKQIEEL; encoded by the coding sequence ATGGAAAAGTTTCAGAGGTATTACCTTAGCTTTTTATTACTTATCGTTTATACCAATACTATCGCACAGGTTAATTGCAATGCGATAGAGGGTGAAGACTGCAAAAAAGCTTGTGAGCAATACAACTGGGCTTCAGACAGACAGGGTTTAAGAGAGTCTCAGGAAGCATTTGATAAAGCAATAGGCTTATGTCCTACTTTTTCCAATGCCTATATGGAAAAAGCAGTTCCCTATCTGAAAAACGGCGATTTTATTACCTGGAAATTACTGATTGATAAAGCAGTTGCTTTAGATCCAAGAATGCACTTAGGATACAGAGGTTGGTGCAGATTTCAATTTCTAAGAGATTATAAAGGAGCAATCGTTGATTTAGAAGAATTTAAGAAATACTATCCCGAAGATCTGGGAAGATCTTTAAACGGAGATTATAATCTTGAAATCATCAGAGCGCTGTCTTATAGTGCTTTGGGAGAAAAAGATAAGGCAGTACACCTTATTGAAAATCTCTTAGCATCAAAAAATTATTTCAAAGGTCTTTTTGATCATTATCAGTTAGGAGTAACTTATTTTGAATTAGGAAGGTATGATAAAGCCTTAGAAAATTTCGAAAAACAAAGCAAAGAATTCGACTTTGCTGAAAATATATATTTTAAAAGTAAAGTTTCTAAAATTAGAAACAAGGATTATTTGGATTTAAAAAGGTTAGCCTTAAGAACGTACGATGAGGGAAAGATCATGAAGGATGCTTACACTCATCATTTCAACAAAGTCTACAGAAAACAGATTGAAGAGTTGTAG
- a CDS encoding energy transducer TonB: MISKIFPLLGVALALPMFGQQVASEYYHYPHLQNPYGDGEVQFYKDFHQVLIDKNLKPCDNKDEVFYLKVLIGEDATVKYVKDDTNKELAEKNKCAYNLGLQVLRYMNKWNPAEIDGGKKKAVAGFFVLPNDLFENYKEGYIPQANPALFENLPGGINQFRKEVGKKINLDGFQWKEAFKLVAIFVVKADGTIGDVSLEQSSGVKDFDDRIIRGIKSIKKKWNPATVGGVPVNYRFRLPLNFGPM; encoded by the coding sequence ATGATTAGCAAAATATTTCCTTTATTGGGAGTGGCCCTGGCATTGCCAATGTTCGGGCAGCAGGTAGCATCCGAGTACTATCATTATCCTCATCTCCAAAATCCTTATGGTGATGGAGAAGTACAGTTTTACAAAGATTTTCACCAGGTTTTAATTGATAAAAATCTAAAACCTTGTGATAATAAAGATGAAGTTTTTTATCTTAAAGTTCTTATCGGGGAAGATGCAACTGTAAAATATGTAAAAGACGATACAAATAAAGAGCTCGCTGAAAAAAATAAATGTGCATACAATCTTGGATTGCAGGTTTTAAGATATATGAACAAATGGAATCCTGCAGAAATAGATGGCGGTAAAAAGAAAGCTGTTGCTGGCTTTTTTGTTCTCCCAAACGACTTGTTTGAAAACTATAAGGAAGGATATATTCCTCAGGCAAATCCTGCTTTATTTGAAAATCTGCCTGGTGGCATCAATCAGTTTCGTAAAGAAGTTGGGAAAAAAATTAATCTTGACGGTTTCCAATGGAAAGAAGCTTTTAAACTGGTAGCCATTTTTGTTGTAAAAGCAGATGGTACTATAGGAGATGTAAGTCTAGAACAATCGTCAGGTGTTAAAGATTTTGATGATAGAATTATCAGAGGGATAAAAAGTATCAAAAAGAAATGGAATCCCGCTACAGTAGGTGGTGTACCGGTAAATTACAGGTTTAGATTGCCCCTAAATTTTGGTCCGATGTAA
- the lysA gene encoding diaminopimelate decarboxylase, which translates to MNSNELLKIANEFGTPVYVYDAESIKEQYEKLTSSFLKHTKFFYAAKALTNINILKYVKNLGASLDCVSINEVKLGLKAGFSKEKILFTPNCVDLAEIEEAMTFGVHINIDNISILEQFGNKYGNTYPILVRINPHIFAGGNYKISTGHIDSKFGISIHQVRHIERVMKSTNLNVEGLHMHTGSEIKDPDVFLQALDIMLELSEHFPNLKYLDMGSGFKIPYQDSEEETDVKTLGKKVEKVIAEFSKSTGKKFELWFEPGKFLVGKSGYLLVKANVIKQTTATVFVGVNSGFNHLIRPMFYDSYHYIENLSNPKGAERIYTVVGNICETDTFAWDRKLNEVREGDILVFHNAGAYGFEMSSNFNSRLKPAEVLFLDGKAHLIRKRDEFEDLLRNQIEVIK; encoded by the coding sequence ATGAATTCAAATGAATTATTAAAGATTGCCAACGAATTTGGCACACCGGTGTATGTTTATGATGCTGAATCTATAAAAGAGCAATACGAAAAACTTACATCTTCTTTTTTAAAACACACAAAGTTCTTCTATGCAGCAAAGGCATTGACAAACATTAATATTCTTAAGTATGTCAAGAACTTAGGTGCTTCTTTGGATTGTGTATCGATAAACGAAGTGAAACTTGGGCTTAAGGCAGGTTTCTCAAAAGAAAAAATATTATTCACCCCGAATTGTGTGGATCTTGCTGAGATTGAAGAAGCAATGACTTTCGGAGTGCACATTAATATCGACAATATCTCTATTCTTGAGCAATTCGGAAACAAATACGGAAATACATACCCGATTTTAGTAAGAATCAATCCGCATATTTTTGCGGGAGGAAATTATAAAATTTCAACGGGGCACATCGACAGTAAGTTCGGTATTTCCATTCACCAGGTTCGTCACATCGAAAGAGTGATGAAATCTACCAATCTTAATGTGGAAGGTCTTCACATGCATACCGGAAGTGAGATTAAAGATCCTGATGTGTTCCTGCAGGCTCTGGATATTATGCTTGAATTGTCTGAGCATTTCCCGAATCTGAAATATCTGGATATGGGAAGTGGTTTCAAAATTCCTTATCAAGACAGCGAAGAAGAAACAGATGTGAAAACATTAGGTAAAAAAGTAGAAAAAGTAATCGCTGAATTTTCAAAATCTACCGGTAAAAAATTTGAACTTTGGTTTGAACCGGGAAAATTCCTTGTTGGAAAAAGCGGTTATCTTTTAGTGAAGGCTAATGTGATCAAGCAGACTACAGCAACGGTTTTTGTAGGAGTAAATTCAGGATTCAATCATCTGATTCGTCCGATGTTCTATGATTCCTATCACTATATTGAGAATCTTTCCAATCCAAAAGGGGCAGAAAGAATTTATACCGTGGTGGGAAATATTTGTGAAACAGATACTTTCGCCTGGGACAGAAAACTGAATGAAGTAAGAGAAGGTGATATCTTGGTATTCCACAATGCGGGAGCCTATGGTTTTGAGATGAGTTCAAATTTCAATTCTAGATTAAAACCTGCTGAGGTTCTTTTCTTAGACGGAAAAGCTCACCTGATCAGAAAAAGAGACGAATTCGAAGATCTGTTGAGAAATCAGATTGAAGTGATAAAATAA
- the lptE gene encoding LPS assembly lipoprotein LptE translates to MNIKLSQIKINQPIFIGLLFICLGFLQSCYSFTGSSLTDEKTVQINEFPNNAALVNPALAQQFSTDIQNRFLQRTTLKGTKENPDILIEGEITDYSISPTTISSTTTSNNVGGVVQESQNKLTITVKVHYENKIHPDSSFDRTYSDEAVFNSSLSQSDIEASQVKIVTDRIINKIFNDIVANW, encoded by the coding sequence ATGAATATTAAATTAAGCCAAATTAAAATAAATCAGCCTATATTTATAGGGCTTTTGTTTATCTGTTTAGGATTTTTGCAGTCTTGCTACAGTTTTACAGGTTCGTCTTTAACGGATGAAAAGACGGTACAGATCAATGAATTTCCGAATAATGCGGCGTTGGTAAATCCGGCGTTGGCACAACAGTTTTCAACCGATATTCAGAACCGGTTTTTACAGAGAACAACTTTAAAAGGGACCAAAGAAAATCCTGATATCCTGATTGAGGGTGAAATTACAGATTATTCTATTTCGCCAACAACCATCAGTTCTACTACCACGAGTAACAATGTGGGAGGTGTTGTTCAAGAATCACAGAATAAGCTCACGATCACGGTGAAGGTGCATTATGAAAATAAAATCCATCCGGATTCCAGCTTTGACAGAACGTATTCTGACGAGGCCGTTTTCAACAGTAGTTTGTCGCAATCGGATATTGAGGCATCTCAGGTGAAAATTGTGACAGACAGAATTATTAATAAAATATTTAACGATATTGTAGCCAATTGGTAA
- a CDS encoding sigma-54 interaction domain-containing protein: MSNELQNIKNRFGIIGNFPALNRALEKSIQVAPTDISVLVIGESGVGKEFIPKIIHSESKRKHQPYIVVNCGAIPEGTIDSELFGHEKGAFTGATTTRKGYFEVADGGTIFLDEVGELPLQTQVRLLRVLESGEFMKVGSSQVQKTNVRIVAATNVNMMKAIHDGRFREDLYYRLNTVQIDMPALRERKGDIHLLFRKFAIDFAEKYRMPELELEPSAVHYVENYSFPGNVRQLRNLVEQMTVVERDRYVTVEKLAEYIPMETHLPMVVNTPNTQKQNDFGSEREIMYKILFDMRNDINDLKSLTSELIKNRGGGDLSNQEKNLINRIYTPEAQQSVSQNSLLYFENGNNTPVVQNSTIIASQDESYEDIEDIEIEENKPESLSLQNNEKDLIVKALEKHKGRRNKAADELGISQRTLYRKIKQYNLED; the protein is encoded by the coding sequence ATGAGCAACGAGCTACAAAATATAAAAAACCGCTTTGGTATCATTGGGAACTTTCCGGCTTTAAACAGAGCTTTGGAAAAATCCATCCAGGTAGCACCCACCGATATTTCCGTTTTAGTAATTGGAGAAAGTGGTGTGGGGAAAGAATTTATCCCGAAAATCATTCATTCAGAATCAAAAAGAAAACACCAGCCGTATATTGTTGTTAACTGTGGAGCAATTCCTGAGGGAACGATCGATTCTGAATTGTTCGGACACGAAAAAGGAGCTTTTACCGGAGCAACAACGACGAGAAAAGGATATTTTGAAGTAGCTGATGGCGGAACGATATTTCTTGATGAGGTGGGGGAACTTCCTTTACAGACGCAGGTTCGTTTATTAAGGGTGTTGGAAAGCGGTGAATTTATGAAAGTAGGTTCTTCTCAGGTACAGAAAACCAATGTGAGAATTGTTGCGGCTACCAACGTGAATATGATGAAGGCAATTCATGACGGAAGATTCCGTGAGGACTTGTATTATCGTTTAAATACCGTTCAGATCGATATGCCGGCTCTTAGAGAAAGAAAGGGAGACATTCATTTGTTATTCAGAAAATTTGCAATCGATTTTGCAGAAAAATACAGAATGCCTGAGTTGGAACTGGAGCCAAGTGCCGTTCATTATGTTGAGAATTACTCTTTTCCCGGGAATGTCCGTCAGCTGAGAAACCTGGTGGAGCAAATGACGGTTGTGGAAAGAGACAGGTATGTAACGGTTGAAAAACTGGCGGAATATATTCCCATGGAAACGCATCTTCCCATGGTGGTTAATACACCCAATACCCAAAAACAAAACGATTTTGGCAGCGAAAGAGAAATTATGTATAAGATTCTCTTCGACATGAGAAACGATATAAATGATTTAAAATCCTTAACTTCGGAATTAATAAAAAATCGCGGAGGAGGAGATTTAAGCAATCAGGAGAAAAATCTGATCAACAGAATTTATACCCCTGAAGCACAACAGTCTGTAAGCCAGAATTCTTTATTGTATTTTGAAAACGGAAATAATACGCCTGTTGTGCAGAATTCAACAATCATTGCATCACAGGATGAAAGTTATGAAGATATAGAAGATATTGAAATTGAGGAAAATAAACCTGAATCTTTATCCCTTCAGAATAATGAAAAAGATTTGATCGTTAAGGCTTTAGAAAAGCATAAAGGAAGAAGAAACAAAGCCGCGGACGAGTTGGGAATTTCCCAGAGAACTTTATACAGGAAAATAAAACAATATAACCTGGAAGACTAA
- a CDS encoding DUF5808 domain-containing protein has product MNSFDKDSEHWKFGLFYYNKEDKRIFPPKRFGWGWTVNFANPLSVSVFLLILIAIGIITWLLPKQNS; this is encoded by the coding sequence ATGAATTCCTTTGATAAAGATTCAGAACATTGGAAATTCGGACTTTTTTATTACAATAAAGAAGATAAAAGGATATTTCCGCCCAAAAGATTCGGATGGGGCTGGACGGTAAATTTTGCCAATCCGTTATCTGTTTCTGTATTTTTATTGATATTAATCGCGATTGGGATTATCACTTGGTTGCTTCCAAAGCAGAATTCCTGA
- a CDS encoding thiamine pyrophosphate-dependent enzyme encodes MAKNIAEQIVEMLENANVKRIYAVTGDSLNHLNIAVKKSSIEWIHVRHEEVGAYAAAAEAELDGFAVCAGSCGPGHVHLINGVYEAHRSHVPMLVIASTIPSEEMGMDYFQETNTIKLFDDCSHYNQMITRPEQVQRTVQTAIQHAISKKGVAVIGLPGDVSELNAEEATTSNKIFKTNPVIRPSDEELNQLANLINESKKVTLYCGIGAEHSNAEVVELSKYLKAPVGYSFRGKMAIQPNNPNEVGLTGLLGLPSAYHAMHEADLLLLLGTDFPYEKFMPVKNKIVQIDESPERLGRRAKLELGLAGDVKETIKALLPLLKEKTDVNFLNQQLEFYEKVKENQLIYVKDRGTENAIQPEFVAHTLDQLAKNNAIFTVDTGMCCVWGARYITGTGDRKMLGSFNHGSMANAMPMAIGASLAHPDRQVIAMCGDGGLSMLLGDMATIFQYKLPVKLIVFNNRALGMVKLEMEVGGMPDNETDMINPDFAMIAQAMGYTGKNVHNPDDVESSIKECLEHNGAYLLNIFTNPNALALPPKIEFDQVLGMTKSMAQLMLGGKMEEALDTVKTNYKHIKDLL; translated from the coding sequence ATGGCTAAAAACATAGCTGAGCAAATAGTTGAGATGCTCGAGAACGCAAATGTGAAAAGAATTTATGCGGTAACCGGAGATAGTTTGAATCATTTAAATATTGCTGTTAAAAAAAGCAGTATAGAATGGATTCATGTGAGACATGAAGAGGTAGGAGCGTATGCAGCGGCGGCAGAAGCTGAACTCGATGGTTTTGCGGTTTGCGCAGGAAGTTGCGGACCAGGTCATGTGCATTTGATCAATGGGGTATATGAAGCGCATCGTTCGCACGTTCCGATGTTGGTGATTGCCTCCACGATTCCGAGTGAGGAAATGGGAATGGATTATTTTCAGGAAACAAATACCATTAAACTATTTGACGATTGCAGTCATTATAACCAAATGATTACAAGGCCCGAACAGGTTCAGAGAACAGTTCAGACGGCCATTCAGCATGCGATTTCTAAAAAAGGAGTTGCGGTAATCGGGCTTCCGGGAGATGTTTCTGAGCTGAATGCTGAAGAGGCTACGACTTCGAATAAAATATTTAAAACAAATCCGGTTATTCGTCCGTCTGATGAAGAATTGAATCAATTGGCCAATTTAATTAATGAAAGTAAAAAAGTAACCCTCTACTGCGGAATTGGCGCGGAACATTCTAATGCAGAAGTTGTTGAACTTTCAAAATATTTAAAAGCGCCGGTAGGATATTCTTTCCGGGGAAAAATGGCAATTCAGCCAAATAATCCAAATGAAGTAGGATTAACCGGGCTTCTTGGGCTTCCCTCTGCATATCATGCGATGCACGAAGCAGATTTGCTTTTATTGTTGGGAACCGATTTTCCGTATGAGAAATTTATGCCTGTTAAAAATAAAATTGTTCAGATCGATGAAAGTCCGGAACGTTTAGGCAGAAGAGCTAAGTTGGAATTGGGTCTTGCAGGTGATGTGAAAGAAACGATTAAGGCGTTATTACCTTTGTTAAAAGAAAAAACAGACGTTAATTTCCTGAATCAACAATTGGAGTTTTATGAAAAAGTAAAAGAAAACCAGTTGATTTATGTGAAAGACCGAGGAACAGAAAATGCGATCCAACCGGAGTTTGTAGCGCATACTTTAGATCAGTTGGCTAAAAATAATGCCATTTTCACGGTGGATACGGGAATGTGTTGTGTCTGGGGCGCGAGATATATTACAGGAACCGGAGACCGTAAAATGCTGGGATCATTCAATCATGGATCGATGGCGAATGCAATGCCGATGGCGATTGGCGCTTCATTGGCACATCCTGACCGACAGGTGATTGCAATGTGCGGCGATGGTGGATTGTCTATGTTGTTAGGCGATATGGCGACTATTTTTCAGTATAAATTACCTGTAAAGCTGATTGTTTTCAACAACAGAGCATTAGGAATGGTAAAACTTGAAATGGAAGTAGGCGGAATGCCGGATAATGAAACCGATATGATTAACCCTGATTTTGCAATGATCGCACAGGCAATGGGCTATACCGGGAAAAATGTCCACAATCCTGACGACGTTGAAAGTTCAATTAAAGAATGTTTGGAGCATAACGGAGCTTATCTATTAAATATTTTCACGAATCCAAATGCATTAGCATTACCTCCGAAAATCGAATTCGATCAGGTATTGGGAATGACGAAATCTATGGCGCAATTAATGCTTGGCGGTAAAATGGAAGAAGCATTAGATACAGTAAAAACGAACTATAAACATATTAAAGATTTGCTATAA
- the miaB gene encoding tRNA (N6-isopentenyl adenosine(37)-C2)-methylthiotransferase MiaB has translation MQEKYIDETKQGEAFAIAERPENSKKLFLESYGCQMNFSDSEIVASILNEQGYNTTMKVEEADLILLNTCSIREKAEQTVRMRLSQFKNLKKEKPNMTVGVLGCMAERLKTKFLEEEQLVDLVVGPDAYRDLPNLLKETEDGRDAINVILSKEETYADINPVRLGGNGVTAYVTITRGCDNMCTFCVVPFTRGRERSRDPHSILDECKDLWNSGYKEITLLGQNVDSYLWYGGGPKKDFAKASEMQKATAVNFAHLLDLVAKAVPEMRIRFSTSNPQDMSLDVFKMMAKHENICKYVHLPVQSGSNNMLEAMNRQHTREEYLDLIKKAKEIVPDISFSQDMIIGFCNESEQDHQDTLSLMKEVEYDYGYMFAYSERPGTPAHKKMEDNIPADVKQRRLAEVIALQGELSRKRMAGYVGRVHQILIEGTSKKNKNQWKGRNSQNAVCVFDMAEGQKIGDIVNVFVYDNTQGTLLGREVEN, from the coding sequence GTGCAAGAAAAATATATAGACGAAACCAAGCAGGGAGAGGCTTTTGCAATTGCAGAGAGACCTGAAAATTCTAAAAAATTATTTTTGGAAAGCTATGGTTGTCAAATGAATTTCTCAGATTCCGAAATCGTTGCTTCTATCCTTAATGAACAGGGATACAACACAACAATGAAGGTTGAAGAAGCAGATCTTATTCTTTTAAATACCTGTTCAATCCGTGAAAAAGCGGAGCAGACCGTAAGAATGCGTCTTTCTCAGTTTAAAAATCTGAAGAAAGAAAAACCGAATATGACGGTGGGTGTTCTTGGGTGTATGGCAGAGAGGCTTAAAACTAAATTTTTAGAGGAAGAGCAATTGGTCGACCTTGTAGTTGGTCCCGATGCTTACAGAGATTTACCAAACCTTTTGAAAGAAACTGAAGACGGAAGAGATGCAATTAATGTAATTCTTTCCAAAGAAGAGACTTATGCAGACATTAACCCGGTTCGTTTAGGCGGAAATGGGGTAACAGCGTATGTTACTATTACCAGAGGTTGCGATAATATGTGTACGTTCTGTGTGGTTCCGTTTACGAGAGGTAGAGAAAGAAGCCGAGACCCACATTCTATTTTGGATGAATGTAAAGATCTTTGGAACAGTGGTTATAAAGAAATTACATTGTTGGGTCAAAACGTAGATTCTTACCTTTGGTATGGTGGCGGACCGAAGAAAGATTTCGCCAAAGCTTCTGAAATGCAAAAAGCTACTGCTGTTAATTTTGCTCACTTGCTTGATTTGGTGGCTAAGGCCGTTCCGGAAATGAGAATCAGATTCTCAACGTCGAATCCTCAGGATATGAGTCTTGATGTTTTCAAGATGATGGCAAAGCACGAAAATATTTGTAAATACGTTCATTTACCGGTTCAGAGCGGAAGCAATAATATGCTTGAAGCCATGAACAGACAACATACGCGTGAGGAATATTTAGATTTAATTAAAAAAGCTAAAGAAATTGTTCCGGATATTTCTTTTTCACAAGATATGATCATTGGTTTTTGCAATGAGTCGGAACAAGATCATCAGGATACTTTAAGTTTGATGAAAGAAGTGGAATATGACTACGGTTATATGTTCGCCTATTCAGAAAGACCGGGAACGCCTGCTCACAAGAAAATGGAAGACAATATTCCGGCAGACGTAAAACAAAGACGTCTGGCTGAAGTTATCGCTTTACAGGGCGAATTGTCAAGAAAAAGAATGGCTGGTTATGTAGGAAGAGTTCACCAGATTTTAATTGAAGGAACTTCCAAAAAGAATAAAAATCAGTGGAAAGGCAGAAACTCTCAGAATGCAGTTTGTGTTTTCGATATGGCAGAAGGACAGAAAATTGGTGACATTGTGAACGTTTTTGTTTATGATAACACGCAAGGCACGCTTTTAGGACGAGAAGTGGAGAATTAA